One Terriglobales bacterium genomic window carries:
- a CDS encoding aspartyl protease family protein, whose amino-acid sequence MALKSGLFLASIAVFVSAAAFAQQTVNPSIHQPATLPQSTTALDVDVKELRYEELEAALDTVAAGAEHDYFAGVLANREGRAAESIPLLQRSLPAIKTRNPTRTAVALSTLADDYVKSYRYADATATYQELLKHFSEQLDKVELQDVEDGYNTARLLQDAPPQSVSIDGPVRVPTHRSSLGTIDAELTVNGVKASWVLDTGANFSVVTASFARRLRLQISKEEAQTQGITGAENHLHVAILPELKLGAASVHNVVLLVLDDDSLELPAGAFRRYRIDAVLGYPVFEALGRITFTSDGELDAGVAAAQATSGGRLFMNEMTPLLESTVSGRKLLFSFDTGAARSMFFERYYREFSSIFVSLKKESFGIAGAGGQKKVDTYYLRQAVFTVGEAEATLDRVPVMTKPMGIILEKCYGNLGRDLMGNFRSVTIDFANMRLALGEKLPPKGTLRK is encoded by the coding sequence ATGGCGCTCAAGTCCGGGCTGTTTCTTGCCAGTATTGCGGTTTTCGTTTCGGCAGCGGCGTTTGCCCAACAGACTGTTAATCCTTCGATCCACCAGCCCGCCACACTGCCTCAATCAACCACCGCGCTCGATGTGGATGTGAAAGAGCTGAGATACGAAGAGCTGGAAGCAGCGCTAGACACGGTTGCAGCGGGTGCCGAGCATGATTACTTTGCCGGAGTGCTGGCGAACCGGGAAGGCCGGGCTGCGGAGTCGATCCCGTTGTTGCAGCGATCACTGCCGGCGATCAAGACTCGAAATCCGACGCGGACTGCGGTTGCTCTATCCACGCTCGCTGACGATTATGTTAAGTCCTACCGCTACGCGGATGCGACCGCTACGTACCAAGAGCTGCTGAAACACTTCAGCGAGCAACTCGATAAAGTTGAACTACAGGACGTTGAGGATGGCTACAACACTGCCAGATTACTGCAGGACGCGCCGCCGCAGAGCGTCTCTATTGATGGCCCTGTGCGAGTTCCCACCCACCGCAGCTCACTGGGTACGATTGATGCCGAGCTTACGGTGAACGGCGTTAAGGCTTCCTGGGTTCTTGATACCGGTGCGAACTTCTCGGTCGTCACCGCCAGCTTCGCGCGACGGCTCAGGTTGCAGATATCCAAGGAAGAGGCGCAAACCCAGGGCATCACAGGGGCTGAAAACCATCTGCACGTCGCGATCTTGCCGGAGCTGAAGTTGGGTGCGGCATCGGTTCACAATGTGGTGTTGCTCGTACTTGATGACGACAGCCTCGAGCTCCCGGCGGGGGCGTTCAGGCGTTACAGAATTGATGCAGTTCTTGGGTATCCGGTGTTTGAGGCGCTCGGCAGAATAACGTTTACGAGCGACGGAGAGTTGGATGCCGGTGTGGCGGCCGCGCAAGCGACCTCAGGCGGCAGGCTGTTTATGAACGAAATGACGCCGCTGCTGGAGTCCACGGTCAGCGGTCGCAAGCTCCTGTTTTCATTCGATACGGGCGCCGCCAGGTCCATGTTCTTTGAGCGGTATTATCGGGAATTCTCCTCGATATTTGTGTCTCTGAAGAAGGAATCTTTTGGCATCGCCGGGGCAGGGGGCCAGAAGAAAGTTGATACGTACTATCTGCGGCAGGCAGTGTTCACAGTTGGGGAAGCCGAGGCCACGCTCGATCGCGTCCCCGTGATGACCAAGCCGATGGGAATCATCCTCGAGAAGTGCTATGGCAATCTGGGTCGTGACCTGATGGGGAACTTTCGCAGCGTCACGATCGACTTTGCCAACATGAGGTTGGCCCTGGGAGAAAAGTTGCCACCGAAAGGAACGCTGCGCAAGTAG
- a CDS encoding MarR family transcriptional regulator → MQSANKNKSPDREALEAADRLHSAAIHLLRRLRIRDQESGIGPAQLSALSVLVFAGPRSLAELAEAEQVKPPTMSRIVAGLLRSKLVRTKINQQDRRAVVIQATEKGIHIMQEGRRRRVEALAAVIRRLPEKEIAKLQEAALVMESLSRQA, encoded by the coding sequence ATGCAATCCGCAAACAAAAATAAATCCCCCGACCGCGAGGCCCTGGAAGCGGCCGACCGTCTGCACTCGGCGGCCATTCACTTGCTGCGGCGGCTGCGGATTCGCGACCAGGAGAGCGGCATCGGCCCGGCGCAATTGTCGGCGCTGTCGGTCTTGGTATTTGCCGGGCCCCGATCGCTGGCTGAATTGGCCGAAGCTGAGCAGGTCAAGCCCCCGACCATGAGCCGGATTGTCGCCGGCCTGCTGCGGTCCAAACTGGTGCGCACAAAGATCAATCAGCAGGACCGCCGCGCAGTCGTGATTCAGGCGACTGAGAAAGGCATTCACATCATGCAGGAGGGCCGCAGGCGGCGGGTGGAGGCGCTCGCCGCTGTGATTCGGAGACTGCCGGAGAAAGAAATCGCAAAACTACAGGAAGCCGCTCTAGTCATGGAAAGTCTGAGCAGGCAGGCCTAG
- the ccsA gene encoding cytochrome c biogenesis protein CcsA translates to MPLLWLRVALVFYSLGLVYALLALARKAESLARVTMSAFWLGLIFHFVSLAELTLEQGHLTPSTQNHAESLLAFLVAAFFLAFWIKYKTVSPGIFVFPVVFVLTLLAAVGQQSPEFTSPLLRRGWIFVHVTLIFLGYAALFLSFVASMLYLWQERRLKSKNMGKWLRLPPLQVIDEIGYRALILGFPFITLGLIAGSIVAQEQFGAGFFRDPKIALSIMVWVIYMVLLFTRWNAGWRGRKAAFLSTFAFVAAVGTWAANYLSGTHRFLGP, encoded by the coding sequence ATGCCCTTGCTCTGGTTGCGGGTCGCGCTCGTCTTTTACAGTCTGGGATTGGTGTATGCGCTGCTGGCCCTCGCTCGGAAGGCCGAATCGCTGGCGCGCGTGACCATGTCCGCTTTCTGGTTGGGGCTGATTTTTCACTTTGTTTCCCTCGCTGAGCTAACGCTGGAACAGGGGCATCTGACGCCTTCCACGCAGAATCACGCCGAATCGCTGCTGGCGTTTCTGGTGGCGGCCTTTTTCCTCGCCTTCTGGATCAAATACAAGACAGTCTCGCCGGGCATCTTTGTTTTTCCCGTGGTCTTCGTGCTCACGCTTTTGGCGGCCGTGGGACAACAGTCGCCCGAGTTTACCTCGCCCCTGCTGCGCCGGGGATGGATTTTCGTACACGTGACCCTGATCTTTCTGGGATACGCCGCGCTCTTTCTAAGCTTTGTGGCCAGCATGCTGTATCTGTGGCAGGAGCGCAGGCTGAAATCCAAGAACATGGGGAAATGGCTGCGACTGCCTCCCTTGCAGGTGATTGATGAAATCGGATACCGCGCGCTGATACTGGGCTTTCCCTTTATCACCCTGGGGCTGATCGCAGGCTCGATTGTGGCGCAAGAGCAGTTCGGCGCGGGGTTCTTTCGCGATCCTAAAATTGCGCTCTCGATCATGGTTTGGGTCATCTATATGGTGCTGCTGTTTACGCGCTGGAATGCAGGATGGCGCGGACGCAAAGCCGCTTTTCTCTCGACCTTTGCTTTTGTTGCCGCAGTGGGAACCTGGGCGGCAAATTATCTCAGCGGCACACACAGGTTCCTCGGACCATGA
- a CDS encoding VOC family protein codes for MTTQAPSSGIAITQIGQIAVNVHDTNRAVEFYRDILGLKLLFTAGRLAFFDCGGVRLMLSPPERPEFDHPASILYFKVADIKAAHARLVERNVKTESEPHVVARMPDHDLWLADFRDSEGNIMAFMSEVRH; via the coding sequence ATGACAACCCAGGCACCTTCCAGCGGAATCGCTATCACGCAAATCGGCCAGATCGCCGTCAATGTACATGACACCAACCGTGCGGTTGAGTTCTACCGTGACATCCTCGGACTTAAGCTGCTCTTCACCGCCGGACGCCTGGCCTTCTTCGATTGCGGCGGCGTTCGTCTGATGTTGAGCCCGCCCGAACGGCCTGAGTTCGATCATCCCGCTTCGATCCTCTACTTCAAAGTTGCGGACATTAAAGCAGCCCATGCTCGCCTGGTGGAACGCAACGTAAAGACCGAGAGCGAACCGCATGTCGTGGCCAGAATGCCAGACCATGACCTGTGGCTGGCCGACTTTCGCGACTCCGAAGGTAATATCATGGCATTCATGTCGGAAGTTCGGCACTGA